A genomic stretch from Camelus dromedarius isolate mCamDro1 chromosome 10, mCamDro1.pat, whole genome shotgun sequence includes:
- the CDC26 gene encoding anaphase-promoting complex subunit CDC26, with translation MLRRKPTRLELKLDDIEEFESIRKDLETRKKQKEDVDVVGISDGEGAIGLSSDPKSREQMINDRIGYKPQPKPNNRSSQFGSFEF, from the exons ATGCTGCGACGAAAACCAACCCGTCTGGAGCTGAAGCTTGATGACATTGAGGAGTTTGAGAGCATTCGAAAGGACCTAGAG ACCCGtaagaaacaaaaggaagatGTTGATGTTGTAGGAATCAGTGATGGAGAAGGTGCCATTGGGCTTAGCAGTGACCCCAAGAGCCGAGAACAGATGATTAATGATCGAATTGGTTATAAGCCCCAGCCTAAGCCCAACAACCGTTCATCTCAATTTGGAAGTTTTGAATTTTAG
- the PRPF4 gene encoding U4/U6 small nuclear ribonucleoprotein Prp4 isoform X1 encodes MLHAAQDAASAPGPLPQATKTKAPDDLVASVVKKPHIYYGSLEEKERERLAKGESGILGKEGLKAGIEAGNINITSGEVFEIEEHISERQAEVLAEFERRKRARQINVSTDDSEVKACLRALGEPITLFGEGPAERRERLRNILSVVGTDALKKTKKDDEKSKKSKEEYQQTWYHEGPNSLKVARLWIANYSLPRAMKRLEEARLHKEIPETTRTSQMQELHKSLRSLNNFCSQIGDDRPISYCHFSPNSKMLATACWSGLCKLWSVPDCNLLHTLRGHNTNVGAIVFHPKSTVSLDKKDVNLASCAADGSVKLWSLDSDEPVADIEGHTVRVARVMWHPSGRFLGTTCYDRSWRLWDLEAQEEILHQEGHSMGVYDIAFHQDGSLAGTGGLDAFGRVWDLRTGRCIMFLEGHLKEIYGINFSPNGYHIATGSGDNTCKVWDLRQRRCIYTIPAHQNLVTGVKFEPIHGNFLLTGAYDNTAKIWTHPGWSPLKTLAGHEGKVMGLDISSDGQLIATCSYDRTFKLWMAE; translated from the exons ATGCTCCACGCCGCCCAGGACGCTGCGTCGGCCCCCGGCCCCCTTCCG CAGGCAACCAAAACTAAGGCACCTGATGACTTAGTCGCTTCTGTTGTGAAGAAACCACACATCTATTATGGCAGtttggaagagaaggagagggagcgTCTGGCCAAAGGAGAGTCTGGGATTTTGGGAAAAGAAGGACTTAAAGCAGGAATTGAAGCAGGAAATATTAACATAACCTCTG GAGAAGTGTTTGAAATTGAAGAGCACATCAGTGAGCGACAGGCCGAAGTATTAGCAGAATTTGAGAGAAGGAAGCGAGCCCGGCAAATCAATGTTTCCACAGATGACTCAGAAGTCAAGGCTTGCCTTAGAGCCTTGGGGGAGCCCATCACACTTTTTGGAGAGGGTCCtgctgaaagaagagaaag GTTAAGAAATATCCTCTCAGTAGTCGGTACTGATGCcttaaaaaagaccaaaaaagatGATGAGAAATCTAAGAAGTCCAAAGAAGAG TATCAGCAAACTTGGTACCATGAAGGACCAAACAGCCTGAAGGTCGCTAGACTATGGATTGCTAATTATTCACTGCCCAG GGCAATGAAACGCTTGGAAGAGGCCCGTCTTCATAAAGAGATTCCTGAGACAACCAGAACCTCCCAGATGCAAGAACTGCACAAATCTCTTCGG tctttgaatAATTTCTGCAGTCAGATTGGGGATGATCGGCCTATCTCCTACTGTCACTTCAGTCCCAATTCCAAAATGCTGGCTACAGCTTGTTG GAGTGGGCTTTGCAAGCTCTGGTCTGTTCCGGATTGCAACCTTCTTCACACGCTTCGAG GCCATAACACAAACGTAGGAGCAATTGTATTCCATCCTAAATCTACTGTCTCCTTGGACAAAAAAGATGTCAATCTGGCCTCTTGTGCTGCTGATGGTTCTGTGAAGCTCTGGAGCCTTGACAG tGATGAACCAGTGGCAGACATTGAAGGTCATACAGTGCGTGTAGCCCGTGTAATGTGGCACCCATCGGGACGTTTCTTAGGTACCACCTG CTATGACCGTTCATGGCGCTTATGGGATTTGGAGGCTCAAGAGGAGATCCTGCATCAGGAAGGCCACAGCATGGGTGTGTATGACATTGCCTTCCATCAAGATGGCTCTTTGGCTGGCACTGG GGGACTGGATGCATTTGGTCGAGTTTGGGACCTACGCACAGGACGTTGTATCATGTTCCTAGAGGGCCACCTGAAGGAAATCTATGGAATAAATTTCTCCCCCAATGG CTACCACATTGCAACTGGAAGTGGTGACAACACTTGCAAAGTGTGGGACCTTCGACAGCGGCGTTGTATCTATACCATCCCTGCCCATCAGAACTTAGTGACTGGTGTCAAGTTTGAGC CTATCCATGGGAATTTCTTGCTCACTGGTGCCTATGACAATACAGCCAAGATCTGGACCCACCCAGGCTGGTCCCCACTGAAGACTCTGGCCGGCCATGAAGGCAAAGTGATGGGCCTAGACATTTCCTCTGATGGGCAGCTCATAGCCACTTGCTCATACGACAGGACCTTCAAGCTCTGGATGGCTGAATAG
- the PRPF4 gene encoding U4/U6 small nuclear ribonucleoprotein Prp4 isoform X3, which produces MASSRASSTVQATKTKAPDDLVASVVKKPHIYYGSLEEKERERLAKGESGILGKEGLKAGIEAGNINITSGEVFEIEEHISERQAEVLAEFERRKRARQINVSTDDSEVKACLRALGEPITLFGEGPAERRERLRNILSVVGTDALKKTKKDDEKSKKSKEEYQQTWYHEGPNSLKVARLWIANYSLPRAMKRLEEARLHKEIPETTRTSQMQELHKSLRSLNNFCSQIGDDRPISYCHFSPNSKMLATACWSGLCKLWSVPDCNLLHTLRGHNTNVGAIVFHPKSTVSLDKKDVNLASCAADGSVKLWSLDSDEPVADIEGHTVRVARVMWHPSGRFLGTTCYDRSWRLWDLEAQEEILHQEGHSMGVYDIAFHQDGSLAGTGGLDAFGRVWDLRTGRCIMFLEGHLKEIYGINFSPNGYHIATGSGDNTCKVWDLRQRRCIYTIPAHQNLVTGVKFEPIHGNFLLTGAYDNTAKIWTHPGWSPLKTLAGHEGKVMGLDISSDGQLIATCSYDRTFKLWMAE; this is translated from the exons ATGGCTTCCTCACGAGCCTCCTCCACGGTACAG GCAACCAAAACTAAGGCACCTGATGACTTAGTCGCTTCTGTTGTGAAGAAACCACACATCTATTATGGCAGtttggaagagaaggagagggagcgTCTGGCCAAAGGAGAGTCTGGGATTTTGGGAAAAGAAGGACTTAAAGCAGGAATTGAAGCAGGAAATATTAACATAACCTCTG GAGAAGTGTTTGAAATTGAAGAGCACATCAGTGAGCGACAGGCCGAAGTATTAGCAGAATTTGAGAGAAGGAAGCGAGCCCGGCAAATCAATGTTTCCACAGATGACTCAGAAGTCAAGGCTTGCCTTAGAGCCTTGGGGGAGCCCATCACACTTTTTGGAGAGGGTCCtgctgaaagaagagaaag GTTAAGAAATATCCTCTCAGTAGTCGGTACTGATGCcttaaaaaagaccaaaaaagatGATGAGAAATCTAAGAAGTCCAAAGAAGAG TATCAGCAAACTTGGTACCATGAAGGACCAAACAGCCTGAAGGTCGCTAGACTATGGATTGCTAATTATTCACTGCCCAG GGCAATGAAACGCTTGGAAGAGGCCCGTCTTCATAAAGAGATTCCTGAGACAACCAGAACCTCCCAGATGCAAGAACTGCACAAATCTCTTCGG tctttgaatAATTTCTGCAGTCAGATTGGGGATGATCGGCCTATCTCCTACTGTCACTTCAGTCCCAATTCCAAAATGCTGGCTACAGCTTGTTG GAGTGGGCTTTGCAAGCTCTGGTCTGTTCCGGATTGCAACCTTCTTCACACGCTTCGAG GCCATAACACAAACGTAGGAGCAATTGTATTCCATCCTAAATCTACTGTCTCCTTGGACAAAAAAGATGTCAATCTGGCCTCTTGTGCTGCTGATGGTTCTGTGAAGCTCTGGAGCCTTGACAG tGATGAACCAGTGGCAGACATTGAAGGTCATACAGTGCGTGTAGCCCGTGTAATGTGGCACCCATCGGGACGTTTCTTAGGTACCACCTG CTATGACCGTTCATGGCGCTTATGGGATTTGGAGGCTCAAGAGGAGATCCTGCATCAGGAAGGCCACAGCATGGGTGTGTATGACATTGCCTTCCATCAAGATGGCTCTTTGGCTGGCACTGG GGGACTGGATGCATTTGGTCGAGTTTGGGACCTACGCACAGGACGTTGTATCATGTTCCTAGAGGGCCACCTGAAGGAAATCTATGGAATAAATTTCTCCCCCAATGG CTACCACATTGCAACTGGAAGTGGTGACAACACTTGCAAAGTGTGGGACCTTCGACAGCGGCGTTGTATCTATACCATCCCTGCCCATCAGAACTTAGTGACTGGTGTCAAGTTTGAGC CTATCCATGGGAATTTCTTGCTCACTGGTGCCTATGACAATACAGCCAAGATCTGGACCCACCCAGGCTGGTCCCCACTGAAGACTCTGGCCGGCCATGAAGGCAAAGTGATGGGCCTAGACATTTCCTCTGATGGGCAGCTCATAGCCACTTGCTCATACGACAGGACCTTCAAGCTCTGGATGGCTGAATAG
- the PRPF4 gene encoding U4/U6 small nuclear ribonucleoprotein Prp4 isoform X5, with amino-acid sequence MASSRASSTATKTKAPDDLVASVVKKPHIYYGSLEEKERERLAKGESGILGKEGLKAGIEAGNINITSGEVFEIEEHISERQAEVLAEFERRKRARQINVSTDDSEVKACLRALGEPITLFGEGPAERRERLRNILSVVGTDALKKTKKDDEKSKKSKEEYQQTWYHEGPNSLKVARLWIANYSLPRAMKRLEEARLHKEIPETTRTSQMQELHKSLRSLNNFCSQIGDDRPISYCHFSPNSKMLATACWSGLCKLWSVPDCNLLHTLRGHNTNVGAIVFHPKSTVSLDKKDVNLASCAADGSVKLWSLDSDEPVADIEGHTVRVARVMWHPSGRFLGTTCYDRSWRLWDLEAQEEILHQEGHSMGVYDIAFHQDGSLAGTGGLDAFGRVWDLRTGRCIMFLEGHLKEIYGINFSPNGYHIATGSGDNTCKVWDLRQRRCIYTIPAHQNLVTGVKFEPIHGNFLLTGAYDNTAKIWTHPGWSPLKTLAGHEGKVMGLDISSDGQLIATCSYDRTFKLWMAE; translated from the exons ATGGCTTCCTCACGAGCCTCCTCCACG GCAACCAAAACTAAGGCACCTGATGACTTAGTCGCTTCTGTTGTGAAGAAACCACACATCTATTATGGCAGtttggaagagaaggagagggagcgTCTGGCCAAAGGAGAGTCTGGGATTTTGGGAAAAGAAGGACTTAAAGCAGGAATTGAAGCAGGAAATATTAACATAACCTCTG GAGAAGTGTTTGAAATTGAAGAGCACATCAGTGAGCGACAGGCCGAAGTATTAGCAGAATTTGAGAGAAGGAAGCGAGCCCGGCAAATCAATGTTTCCACAGATGACTCAGAAGTCAAGGCTTGCCTTAGAGCCTTGGGGGAGCCCATCACACTTTTTGGAGAGGGTCCtgctgaaagaagagaaag GTTAAGAAATATCCTCTCAGTAGTCGGTACTGATGCcttaaaaaagaccaaaaaagatGATGAGAAATCTAAGAAGTCCAAAGAAGAG TATCAGCAAACTTGGTACCATGAAGGACCAAACAGCCTGAAGGTCGCTAGACTATGGATTGCTAATTATTCACTGCCCAG GGCAATGAAACGCTTGGAAGAGGCCCGTCTTCATAAAGAGATTCCTGAGACAACCAGAACCTCCCAGATGCAAGAACTGCACAAATCTCTTCGG tctttgaatAATTTCTGCAGTCAGATTGGGGATGATCGGCCTATCTCCTACTGTCACTTCAGTCCCAATTCCAAAATGCTGGCTACAGCTTGTTG GAGTGGGCTTTGCAAGCTCTGGTCTGTTCCGGATTGCAACCTTCTTCACACGCTTCGAG GCCATAACACAAACGTAGGAGCAATTGTATTCCATCCTAAATCTACTGTCTCCTTGGACAAAAAAGATGTCAATCTGGCCTCTTGTGCTGCTGATGGTTCTGTGAAGCTCTGGAGCCTTGACAG tGATGAACCAGTGGCAGACATTGAAGGTCATACAGTGCGTGTAGCCCGTGTAATGTGGCACCCATCGGGACGTTTCTTAGGTACCACCTG CTATGACCGTTCATGGCGCTTATGGGATTTGGAGGCTCAAGAGGAGATCCTGCATCAGGAAGGCCACAGCATGGGTGTGTATGACATTGCCTTCCATCAAGATGGCTCTTTGGCTGGCACTGG GGGACTGGATGCATTTGGTCGAGTTTGGGACCTACGCACAGGACGTTGTATCATGTTCCTAGAGGGCCACCTGAAGGAAATCTATGGAATAAATTTCTCCCCCAATGG CTACCACATTGCAACTGGAAGTGGTGACAACACTTGCAAAGTGTGGGACCTTCGACAGCGGCGTTGTATCTATACCATCCCTGCCCATCAGAACTTAGTGACTGGTGTCAAGTTTGAGC CTATCCATGGGAATTTCTTGCTCACTGGTGCCTATGACAATACAGCCAAGATCTGGACCCACCCAGGCTGGTCCCCACTGAAGACTCTGGCCGGCCATGAAGGCAAAGTGATGGGCCTAGACATTTCCTCTGATGGGCAGCTCATAGCCACTTGCTCATACGACAGGACCTTCAAGCTCTGGATGGCTGAATAG
- the PRPF4 gene encoding U4/U6 small nuclear ribonucleoprotein Prp4 isoform X2 — MASSRASSTVQQATKTKAPDDLVASVVKKPHIYYGSLEEKERERLAKGESGILGKEGLKAGIEAGNINITSGEVFEIEEHISERQAEVLAEFERRKRARQINVSTDDSEVKACLRALGEPITLFGEGPAERRERLRNILSVVGTDALKKTKKDDEKSKKSKEEYQQTWYHEGPNSLKVARLWIANYSLPRAMKRLEEARLHKEIPETTRTSQMQELHKSLRSLNNFCSQIGDDRPISYCHFSPNSKMLATACWSGLCKLWSVPDCNLLHTLRGHNTNVGAIVFHPKSTVSLDKKDVNLASCAADGSVKLWSLDSDEPVADIEGHTVRVARVMWHPSGRFLGTTCYDRSWRLWDLEAQEEILHQEGHSMGVYDIAFHQDGSLAGTGGLDAFGRVWDLRTGRCIMFLEGHLKEIYGINFSPNGYHIATGSGDNTCKVWDLRQRRCIYTIPAHQNLVTGVKFEPIHGNFLLTGAYDNTAKIWTHPGWSPLKTLAGHEGKVMGLDISSDGQLIATCSYDRTFKLWMAE, encoded by the exons ATGGCTTCCTCACGAGCCTCCTCCACGGTACAG CAGGCAACCAAAACTAAGGCACCTGATGACTTAGTCGCTTCTGTTGTGAAGAAACCACACATCTATTATGGCAGtttggaagagaaggagagggagcgTCTGGCCAAAGGAGAGTCTGGGATTTTGGGAAAAGAAGGACTTAAAGCAGGAATTGAAGCAGGAAATATTAACATAACCTCTG GAGAAGTGTTTGAAATTGAAGAGCACATCAGTGAGCGACAGGCCGAAGTATTAGCAGAATTTGAGAGAAGGAAGCGAGCCCGGCAAATCAATGTTTCCACAGATGACTCAGAAGTCAAGGCTTGCCTTAGAGCCTTGGGGGAGCCCATCACACTTTTTGGAGAGGGTCCtgctgaaagaagagaaag GTTAAGAAATATCCTCTCAGTAGTCGGTACTGATGCcttaaaaaagaccaaaaaagatGATGAGAAATCTAAGAAGTCCAAAGAAGAG TATCAGCAAACTTGGTACCATGAAGGACCAAACAGCCTGAAGGTCGCTAGACTATGGATTGCTAATTATTCACTGCCCAG GGCAATGAAACGCTTGGAAGAGGCCCGTCTTCATAAAGAGATTCCTGAGACAACCAGAACCTCCCAGATGCAAGAACTGCACAAATCTCTTCGG tctttgaatAATTTCTGCAGTCAGATTGGGGATGATCGGCCTATCTCCTACTGTCACTTCAGTCCCAATTCCAAAATGCTGGCTACAGCTTGTTG GAGTGGGCTTTGCAAGCTCTGGTCTGTTCCGGATTGCAACCTTCTTCACACGCTTCGAG GCCATAACACAAACGTAGGAGCAATTGTATTCCATCCTAAATCTACTGTCTCCTTGGACAAAAAAGATGTCAATCTGGCCTCTTGTGCTGCTGATGGTTCTGTGAAGCTCTGGAGCCTTGACAG tGATGAACCAGTGGCAGACATTGAAGGTCATACAGTGCGTGTAGCCCGTGTAATGTGGCACCCATCGGGACGTTTCTTAGGTACCACCTG CTATGACCGTTCATGGCGCTTATGGGATTTGGAGGCTCAAGAGGAGATCCTGCATCAGGAAGGCCACAGCATGGGTGTGTATGACATTGCCTTCCATCAAGATGGCTCTTTGGCTGGCACTGG GGGACTGGATGCATTTGGTCGAGTTTGGGACCTACGCACAGGACGTTGTATCATGTTCCTAGAGGGCCACCTGAAGGAAATCTATGGAATAAATTTCTCCCCCAATGG CTACCACATTGCAACTGGAAGTGGTGACAACACTTGCAAAGTGTGGGACCTTCGACAGCGGCGTTGTATCTATACCATCCCTGCCCATCAGAACTTAGTGACTGGTGTCAAGTTTGAGC CTATCCATGGGAATTTCTTGCTCACTGGTGCCTATGACAATACAGCCAAGATCTGGACCCACCCAGGCTGGTCCCCACTGAAGACTCTGGCCGGCCATGAAGGCAAAGTGATGGGCCTAGACATTTCCTCTGATGGGCAGCTCATAGCCACTTGCTCATACGACAGGACCTTCAAGCTCTGGATGGCTGAATAG
- the PRPF4 gene encoding U4/U6 small nuclear ribonucleoprotein Prp4 isoform X4 — MASSRASSTQATKTKAPDDLVASVVKKPHIYYGSLEEKERERLAKGESGILGKEGLKAGIEAGNINITSGEVFEIEEHISERQAEVLAEFERRKRARQINVSTDDSEVKACLRALGEPITLFGEGPAERRERLRNILSVVGTDALKKTKKDDEKSKKSKEEYQQTWYHEGPNSLKVARLWIANYSLPRAMKRLEEARLHKEIPETTRTSQMQELHKSLRSLNNFCSQIGDDRPISYCHFSPNSKMLATACWSGLCKLWSVPDCNLLHTLRGHNTNVGAIVFHPKSTVSLDKKDVNLASCAADGSVKLWSLDSDEPVADIEGHTVRVARVMWHPSGRFLGTTCYDRSWRLWDLEAQEEILHQEGHSMGVYDIAFHQDGSLAGTGGLDAFGRVWDLRTGRCIMFLEGHLKEIYGINFSPNGYHIATGSGDNTCKVWDLRQRRCIYTIPAHQNLVTGVKFEPIHGNFLLTGAYDNTAKIWTHPGWSPLKTLAGHEGKVMGLDISSDGQLIATCSYDRTFKLWMAE; from the exons ATGGCTTCCTCACGAGCCTCCTCCACG CAGGCAACCAAAACTAAGGCACCTGATGACTTAGTCGCTTCTGTTGTGAAGAAACCACACATCTATTATGGCAGtttggaagagaaggagagggagcgTCTGGCCAAAGGAGAGTCTGGGATTTTGGGAAAAGAAGGACTTAAAGCAGGAATTGAAGCAGGAAATATTAACATAACCTCTG GAGAAGTGTTTGAAATTGAAGAGCACATCAGTGAGCGACAGGCCGAAGTATTAGCAGAATTTGAGAGAAGGAAGCGAGCCCGGCAAATCAATGTTTCCACAGATGACTCAGAAGTCAAGGCTTGCCTTAGAGCCTTGGGGGAGCCCATCACACTTTTTGGAGAGGGTCCtgctgaaagaagagaaag GTTAAGAAATATCCTCTCAGTAGTCGGTACTGATGCcttaaaaaagaccaaaaaagatGATGAGAAATCTAAGAAGTCCAAAGAAGAG TATCAGCAAACTTGGTACCATGAAGGACCAAACAGCCTGAAGGTCGCTAGACTATGGATTGCTAATTATTCACTGCCCAG GGCAATGAAACGCTTGGAAGAGGCCCGTCTTCATAAAGAGATTCCTGAGACAACCAGAACCTCCCAGATGCAAGAACTGCACAAATCTCTTCGG tctttgaatAATTTCTGCAGTCAGATTGGGGATGATCGGCCTATCTCCTACTGTCACTTCAGTCCCAATTCCAAAATGCTGGCTACAGCTTGTTG GAGTGGGCTTTGCAAGCTCTGGTCTGTTCCGGATTGCAACCTTCTTCACACGCTTCGAG GCCATAACACAAACGTAGGAGCAATTGTATTCCATCCTAAATCTACTGTCTCCTTGGACAAAAAAGATGTCAATCTGGCCTCTTGTGCTGCTGATGGTTCTGTGAAGCTCTGGAGCCTTGACAG tGATGAACCAGTGGCAGACATTGAAGGTCATACAGTGCGTGTAGCCCGTGTAATGTGGCACCCATCGGGACGTTTCTTAGGTACCACCTG CTATGACCGTTCATGGCGCTTATGGGATTTGGAGGCTCAAGAGGAGATCCTGCATCAGGAAGGCCACAGCATGGGTGTGTATGACATTGCCTTCCATCAAGATGGCTCTTTGGCTGGCACTGG GGGACTGGATGCATTTGGTCGAGTTTGGGACCTACGCACAGGACGTTGTATCATGTTCCTAGAGGGCCACCTGAAGGAAATCTATGGAATAAATTTCTCCCCCAATGG CTACCACATTGCAACTGGAAGTGGTGACAACACTTGCAAAGTGTGGGACCTTCGACAGCGGCGTTGTATCTATACCATCCCTGCCCATCAGAACTTAGTGACTGGTGTCAAGTTTGAGC CTATCCATGGGAATTTCTTGCTCACTGGTGCCTATGACAATACAGCCAAGATCTGGACCCACCCAGGCTGGTCCCCACTGAAGACTCTGGCCGGCCATGAAGGCAAAGTGATGGGCCTAGACATTTCCTCTGATGGGCAGCTCATAGCCACTTGCTCATACGACAGGACCTTCAAGCTCTGGATGGCTGAATAG
- the RNF183 gene encoding E3 ubiquitin-protein ligase RNF183 isoform X2 yields the protein MAEPQGREPECPVCWNPFNNTFHTPKVLDCCHSFCVECLAHLSLVTPARRRLLCPLCRQPTVLASGQPVTDLPTDTAMLTLLRLEPHHVILEGRQLCLKDQPKSRYFLRQPRVYTLDLGPEPGSQTGPPQDMAPSARPMPVPIPSHYSLRECFRNPQFRIFAYLMAVILSVSLLLIFSIFWTKQFLWGMG from the coding sequence ATGGCCGAGCCACAGGGCCGGGAGCCTGAGTGCCCTGTCTGCTGGAACCCCTTCAACAACACGTTCCACACCCCCAAAGTGCTGGACTGCTGCCACTCCTTCTGCGTGGAATGCCTGGCCCACCTCAGCCTGGTGACTCCGGCTCGGCGCCGGTTGCTGTGTCCCCTCTGTCGCCagcccactgtgctggcctctgGGCAGCCTGTCACTGACTTGCCCACAGATACTGCCATGCTCACCCTGCTCCGCCTGGAGCCCCACCATGTCATCCTGGAAGGCCGCCAGCTCTGTCTCAAGGACCAGCCCAAGAGCCGCTATTTCCTGCGCCAGCCCCGGGTCTACACGCTGGACCTGGGCCCTGAGCCTGGGAGCCAGACTGGGCCCCCCCAGGACATGGCCCCCTCTGCCAGGCCTATGCCTGTTCCCATCCCCAGCCACTACTCTCTCAGGGAGTGTTTCCGCAACCCTCAGTTCCGGATCTTTGCCTACCTGATGGCTGTCATCCTCAGTGTCTCTCTGTTGCTCATCTTCTCCATCTTTTGGACCAAGCAGTTCCTCTGGGGTATGGGATGA
- the RNF183 gene encoding E3 ubiquitin-protein ligase RNF183 isoform X1, with protein sequence MQIRPAHNCLETPGEVRAQNTRCGAELGKGGKGGSEGAGHLLPDLPASGLRMAEPQGREPECPVCWNPFNNTFHTPKVLDCCHSFCVECLAHLSLVTPARRRLLCPLCRQPTVLASGQPVTDLPTDTAMLTLLRLEPHHVILEGRQLCLKDQPKSRYFLRQPRVYTLDLGPEPGSQTGPPQDMAPSARPMPVPIPSHYSLRECFRNPQFRIFAYLMAVILSVSLLLIFSIFWTKQFLWGMG encoded by the exons ATGCAAATAAGGCCCGCCCACAACTGCCTGGAAACCCCGGGAGAAGTCAGAGCCCAGAACACACGCTGCGGGGCTGAGCttgggaaaggaggaaaaggaggctcTGAGGGAGCAG GACATCTCCTGCCAGATCTTCCAGCATCTGGTCTGAGGATGGCCGAGCCACAGGGCCGGGAGCCTGAGTGCCCTGTCTGCTGGAACCCCTTCAACAACACGTTCCACACCCCCAAAGTGCTGGACTGCTGCCACTCCTTCTGCGTGGAATGCCTGGCCCACCTCAGCCTGGTGACTCCGGCTCGGCGCCGGTTGCTGTGTCCCCTCTGTCGCCagcccactgtgctggcctctgGGCAGCCTGTCACTGACTTGCCCACAGATACTGCCATGCTCACCCTGCTCCGCCTGGAGCCCCACCATGTCATCCTGGAAGGCCGCCAGCTCTGTCTCAAGGACCAGCCCAAGAGCCGCTATTTCCTGCGCCAGCCCCGGGTCTACACGCTGGACCTGGGCCCTGAGCCTGGGAGCCAGACTGGGCCCCCCCAGGACATGGCCCCCTCTGCCAGGCCTATGCCTGTTCCCATCCCCAGCCACTACTCTCTCAGGGAGTGTTTCCGCAACCCTCAGTTCCGGATCTTTGCCTACCTGATGGCTGTCATCCTCAGTGTCTCTCTGTTGCTCATCTTCTCCATCTTTTGGACCAAGCAGTTCCTCTGGGGTATGGGATGA